In Calonectris borealis chromosome 20, bCalBor7.hap1.2, whole genome shotgun sequence, a genomic segment contains:
- the C1QTNF1 gene encoding complement C1q tumor necrosis factor-related protein 1 isoform X2 yields the protein MWEQKARGAQEGLPPRPRCVRCCEPPDQRFSYPQYQPLPQINMTILKGEKGDRGERGMQGKFGKTGVAGSRGHTGPKGQKGSVGAPGERCKSHYAAFSVGRKKPLHSNDYYQTLIFDTEFVNLYDHFNMFTGKFYCYVPGIYYFSLNVHTWNQKETYLHIMHNGAEVVILYAQVSDRSIMQSQSVMLELREQDEVWVRLYKGERENAVFSDEYDTYITFSGHLIKYSGDP from the exons atGTGGGAGCAGAAGGCCAGAGGTGCCCAGGAGGGGctgcccccgcggccccgctgTGTCCGCTGCTGTGAGCCGCCTGACCAGCGCTTCTCCTACCCCCAGTACCAGCCCCTGCCTCAGATCAACATGACCATCCTGAAAG GTGAGAAGGGGGACCGCGGCGAGCGAGGCATGCAGGGCAAGTTCGGCAAGACGGGGGTGGCCGGCAGCAGGGGCCACACGGGGCCCAAGGGACAGAAGGGCAGTGTGGGCGCTCCGGGGGAGCGCTGCAAGAGCCACTATGCCGCCTTCTCGGTGGGCCGCAAGAAACCCCTGCACAGCAACGACTACTACCAGACCCTCATCTTCGACACGGAGTTTGTCAACCTCTACGACCACTTCAACATGTTCACGGGCAAGTTTTACTGCTACGTCCCCGGGATCTACTACTTCAGCCTCAACGTGCACACCTGGAACCAGAAGGAGACATACTTGCACATCATGCACAATGGGGCGGAGGTGGTGATCCTCTACGCCCAGGTGAGTGACCGCAGCATCATGCAGAGTCAGAGCGTCATGCTGGAGCTGCGGGAGCAGGACGAGGTCTGGGTGCGGCTCTACAAGGGCGAGCGCGAGAACGCCGTCTTCAGCGATGAGTACGACACTTACATCACCTTCAGCGGCCACCTCATCAAGTACAGCGGGGACCCCTGA
- the ENGASE gene encoding cytosolic endo-beta-N-acetylglucosaminidase gives MAEAQEGTGRRGKRAGAGAEEPAEAERAGRRRRSFQPAAEPLGTTVLHDTVSARPQPLPARHFDTGTTEPVSFFLSGLEELLAWQPNSNDDFNVSAVPLAKRQPPLRSKRPRTLVCHDMRGGYLEDRFIQGSATRNPYVFYHWRYIDIFVYFSHHTVTIPPVCWTNAAHRNGVPVLGTFITEWTDGEKLCEAFLAGGEEAYHAVSKQLARIAQHYCFDGWLVNIENTLSAAAVRNLPPFLRHLTAQVHSAVLGGLVIWYDSVLQNGTLRWQNELNEENRVFFDACDGLFTNYNWKEEHLERTRGLAGPRHTDIYVGVDVFARGDVIGGGFDTDKSLRLIRQHGLSAAIFAPGWVYEHLGEENFLHNENKFWGLLAEYLPTHSICTLPLATSFSLGMGTSRFLAGKEEEASPWYDLSAQEIQPLYPQREGRLSTSCCLQDAWCGGSSLRVQGTIPPGEERVAIRLFSLQMPAPPKLFLTLLYKLEGPHPDEFTVALELTTWDSGTCHEGDVTPLLEPNGWHHPRFLPAPPPGLAKLLATCNRGSHGWTSRCYELDLQDCSLRDLSLLVSRQQPSPQETPFTCLLGEVRVLDAASVAASPPQVQSLMASQLWWQEGPEAEQLSLSLTLRWAFPPGRAGCFRVLSQGARCHWGQTAPQLLGLAHACLYRAVGLVVPRPVAGQSCRLELLVEPVLRDELPVDPDRWGRLVLVYSEPAGSTS, from the exons atGGCGGAGGCGCAGGAGGGGACCGGGCGGCGCGGCAagagggccggggccggggcggaggagcCGGCGGAGGCGGAgcgggccggccggcggcggcggag CTTCcagccggcggcggagcccctgGGAACCACCGTCCTGCACGACACCGTCAGCGCCCGCCCACAGCCCCTGCCAG cGCGGCACTTCGACACTGGGACGACGGAGCCTGTCAGCTTCTTCTTGTCTggcctggaggagctgctggcctGGCAGCCTAACAGCAACGACGACTTTAACGTCTCTGCCGTGCCGCTGGCCAAGCGCCAGCCCCCACTCCGCAGCAAGAGGCCCCGGACGCTGGTGTGCCATGACATGCGCGGCGGGTACCTGGAGGACAG gttCATCCAGGGCTCAGCCACACGCAACCCCTACGTCTTCTACCACTGGCGGTACATCGACATCTTCGTCTACTTCAGCCACCACACCGTCACCATCCCACCCGTGTGCTGGACCAACGCGGCGCACAGAAACGGCGTCCCCGTGCTGG GCACATTCATCACGGAGTGGACAGATGGGGAGAAGCTGTGCGAGGCGTTCctggctggcggggaggaggcgtACCATGCCGTGAGCAAGCAGCTGGCCCGCATCGCCCAGCACTACTGCTTCGACGGCTGGCTGGTCAACATTGAGAACACGCTGAGT GCAGCGGCGGTGAGGAACCTGCCCCCCTTCCTGCGGCACTTGACGGCGCAGGTGCACAGCGCCGTGCTGGGGGGGCTGGTGATCTGGTACGACAGCGTCCTGCAGAACGGCACGCTGAGATGGCAGAACGAGCTGAACGAGGAGAATAG GGTGTTCTTTGATGCCTGTGATGGGCTGTTCACCAACTACAACTGGAAGGAGGAGCACCTGGAGCGCACGCGTGGGCTGGCCGGGCCACGCCACACCGACATCTACGTCGGTGTTGACGTCTTTGCCCGCGGGGACGTGATTGGTGGTGGCTTCGACACGGACAAG TCCCTGCGCCTGATCCGCCAGCACGGCCTCTCCGCAGCAATCTTCGCTCCTGGCTGGGTCTACGAGCACCTGGGGGAGGAAAACTTCCTGCACAACGAGAACAA GTTCTGGGGCTTGCTGGCTGAGTACCTGCCCACGCACAGCATCTGCACGCTGCCCCTCGCCACCTCCTTCAGCCTGGGCATGGGCACCAGCAGGTTCCTGGCTGGCAAG gaggaagaggctagTCCCTGGTATGACCTGAGCGCACAGGAGATCCAGCCCCTCTACCCGCAGCGCGAGGGCAGGCTGAgcaccagctgctgcctgcaggacgCCTGGTGCGGGGGCAGCTCCCTGAGGGTGCAGGGGACCATCCCCCCGGGCGAGGAGCGCGTGGCCATCCG ccttttctctttgcagatgCCAGCGCCCCCCAAGCTCTTCCTGACCCTGCTCTACAAGCTGGAGGGGCCGCACCCCGACGAGTTCACAGTTGCACTGGAGCTCACCACCTGGGACTCGGGTACCTGCCACGAGGGCGATGTCACCCCCCTGCTCG AGCCCAATGGCTGGCACCACCCCCGGTTCCTCCcagcaccgccacccggcctcgCCAAGCTGCTCGCCACCTGCAACCGTGGCTCCCATGGCTGGACCAGCCG GTGCTACGAGCTGGACCTGCAGGACTGCAGCCTGCGAGACCTCTCCCTGCTCGTGTCCCGCCAGCAGCCCAGCCCGCAGGAGACGCCCTTCACCTGCCTCCTCGGGGAGGTCCGG GTGCTGGATGCGGCCAGTGTGGCGGCCTCCCCACCACAGGTGCAGAGCCTGATGGCCTCACAGCTCTGGTGGCAGGAGGGCCCCGAGGCGGAGCAGCTCTCGCTCAGCCTCACGCTCCGCTGGGCCTtcccgcccggccgggccggctGCTTCCGCGTCCTCAGCCAGGGTGCCCGCTGCCACTGGGGCCAGACGGCAccgcagctcctggggctggccCACGCCTGTCTGTACCGCGCCGTGGGCCTGGTGGTGCCGCGGCCGGTGGCCGGGCAGTCCTGccggctggagctgctggtggagCCAGTGCTGCGCGACGAGCTGCCCGTGGACCCGGACCGCTGGGGGCGGCTGGTGCTGGTCTACTCCGAGCCAGCCGGCAGCACCAGCTGA
- the C1QTNF1 gene encoding complement C1q tumor necrosis factor-related protein 1 isoform X1, with protein MEGLWALGVLLLSCLLLPSPAGSQTSPSPDQRLQTDPEEAPSQHHAARAMWEQKARGAQEGLPPRPRCVRCCEPPDQRFSYPQYQPLPQINMTILKGEKGDRGERGMQGKFGKTGVAGSRGHTGPKGQKGSVGAPGERCKSHYAAFSVGRKKPLHSNDYYQTLIFDTEFVNLYDHFNMFTGKFYCYVPGIYYFSLNVHTWNQKETYLHIMHNGAEVVILYAQVSDRSIMQSQSVMLELREQDEVWVRLYKGERENAVFSDEYDTYITFSGHLIKYSGDP; from the exons ATGGAGGGGCTTTGGGCGCTCGGtgtcctgctgctctcctgcctgctgctgccctcccctGCGGGGAGCCagaccagccccagccccgaccAGCGTTTGCAGACGGACCCCGAGGAGGCACCGTCCCAGCACCACGCTGCCAG ggccatGTGGGAGCAGAAGGCCAGAGGTGCCCAGGAGGGGctgcccccgcggccccgctgTGTCCGCTGCTGTGAGCCGCCTGACCAGCGCTTCTCCTACCCCCAGTACCAGCCCCTGCCTCAGATCAACATGACCATCCTGAAAG GTGAGAAGGGGGACCGCGGCGAGCGAGGCATGCAGGGCAAGTTCGGCAAGACGGGGGTGGCCGGCAGCAGGGGCCACACGGGGCCCAAGGGACAGAAGGGCAGTGTGGGCGCTCCGGGGGAGCGCTGCAAGAGCCACTATGCCGCCTTCTCGGTGGGCCGCAAGAAACCCCTGCACAGCAACGACTACTACCAGACCCTCATCTTCGACACGGAGTTTGTCAACCTCTACGACCACTTCAACATGTTCACGGGCAAGTTTTACTGCTACGTCCCCGGGATCTACTACTTCAGCCTCAACGTGCACACCTGGAACCAGAAGGAGACATACTTGCACATCATGCACAATGGGGCGGAGGTGGTGATCCTCTACGCCCAGGTGAGTGACCGCAGCATCATGCAGAGTCAGAGCGTCATGCTGGAGCTGCGGGAGCAGGACGAGGTCTGGGTGCGGCTCTACAAGGGCGAGCGCGAGAACGCCGTCTTCAGCGATGAGTACGACACTTACATCACCTTCAGCGGCCACCTCATCAAGTACAGCGGGGACCCCTGA